A window of the Jeotgalibacillus aurantiacus genome harbors these coding sequences:
- the rocF gene encoding arginase, with product MQKKNISVIGVPMDLGQMRRGVDMGPSAIRYAGLLERLENIGHTVTDLGDIRIDQAERVHTAETNLRNLEAVVKGNTELADQVKAVKDAGDFPLILGGDHSIAIGSLAGISSKHESLGVIWYDAHGDLNTGETSPSGNIHGMPLAVSLGLGHEDLVNIHGYTPKVKPENIVIIGARSLDEGERELIKEKGIRVYTMHEVDRMGMTRVMEESIEYLKGRTDGVHLSLDLDGLDPSDAPGVGTPVLGGISYRESHLAMEMLAEADILTSAEFVEVNPILDEKNKTATVAVALIGSLFGEKLL from the coding sequence ATGCAAAAGAAAAACATCTCTGTAATCGGAGTACCGATGGATCTTGGTCAGATGCGCCGCGGCGTGGATATGGGACCGAGTGCGATTCGTTATGCCGGATTACTTGAACGTTTAGAGAATATTGGTCATACGGTGACAGACCTTGGTGATATCCGGATTGACCAGGCTGAGCGCGTACATACGGCTGAGACGAACCTTCGTAATCTTGAGGCTGTGGTAAAGGGAAATACGGAGCTTGCGGATCAGGTAAAGGCTGTGAAGGATGCAGGTGATTTTCCACTGATTTTAGGTGGAGATCACAGTATTGCGATCGGCTCACTGGCAGGGATCAGCAGCAAGCATGAGAGCCTTGGTGTCATCTGGTATGATGCACATGGTGATTTAAATACAGGTGAAACGTCACCTTCAGGTAATATTCACGGGATGCCGCTTGCGGTGAGTCTCGGTCTAGGACACGAGGACCTTGTGAACATTCACGGCTATACGCCTAAAGTAAAGCCGGAGAACATTGTCATTATCGGAGCACGATCTTTAGATGAAGGGGAACGTGAGCTGATTAAGGAAAAAGGCATCCGCGTCTACACGATGCACGAGGTTGACCGTATGGGTATGACGCGTGTAATGGAAGAGTCGATCGAGTATCTGAAAGGTCGCACGGATGGTGTGCACCTGTCGCTTGATCTGGACGGACTGGATCCAAGTGACGCACCTGGTGTGGGCACGCCTGTACTTGGCGGCATCTCTTACCGCGAAAGTCACCTGGCGATGGAAATGCTCGCTGAGGCGGATATTCTGACGTCAGCTGAATTCGTGGAAGTGAATCCGATTCTTGATGAAAAGAACAAGACTGCAACGGTTGCAGTTGCTTTAATTGGATCTTTGTTTGGCGAAAAGCTTCTGTAA
- the sigW gene encoding RNA polymerase sigma factor SigW, producing MELIVKKRIQQVLKGDQNAFGEIVELYKDRVYHVCFRMLGNRHEAEDIAQEAFIRAYTNIHTFDIDRKFSTWIFRIATNLCIDRIRKKKPDYYLDAEVAGTEGLTMYSQVESDEPLPEDEVESMELQESIQKEISLLPDKYRSVIVLKYIEELSLKEISEILDLPLGTVKTRIHRGREALRKQLRSI from the coding sequence ATGGAACTCATCGTGAAAAAGAGAATACAGCAGGTGCTGAAGGGTGATCAGAATGCGTTCGGCGAAATTGTGGAACTCTATAAGGACAGAGTGTATCATGTATGTTTCAGGATGTTAGGCAATCGTCATGAGGCGGAAGATATTGCGCAGGAAGCATTTATCAGAGCTTATACCAACATTCATACATTTGATATCGACCGCAAATTTTCAACGTGGATTTTCCGTATCGCCACGAATCTTTGCATTGACCGGATCCGTAAAAAGAAACCGGACTATTACCTGGATGCAGAAGTTGCTGGGACAGAGGGGTTGACGATGTATTCTCAGGTGGAGTCGGATGAACCGTTGCCTGAGGATGAAGTAGAATCAATGGAATTACAGGAATCAATTCAGAAAGAAATTTCATTATTACCCGACAAATATCGTTCTGTGATCGTATTAAAGTATATAGAGGAGCTATCGCTGAAGGAAATCAGTGAGATTCTGGATTTACCGCTTGGAACAGTCAAGACCAGAATTCATCGTGGACGGGAAGCGCTCCGAAAGCAATTAAGATCAATTTAG
- a CDS encoding zf-HC2 domain-containing protein yields MNTCPEHIVHLMHEYLDEEISQEQEKELKAHLQQCEACKTHFHELKKTIALVQSTSHIQAPSDFTANVMNRLPKEKKKAGMNRWFQRHPLFVAAAVFFVLMSGSLFTTWGGDNEFAFTPSEKVVVEGSTVVIPEGETVEGDFTVRNGDLRVEGEVTGNVTVINGEQYTAGAGTVTGEIEEIDQAFEWLWYSIKSAVKDLSDFGRSSDNES; encoded by the coding sequence GTGAACACTTGTCCTGAACACATCGTGCATTTAATGCATGAGTATTTAGATGAAGAGATTTCACAAGAACAGGAAAAGGAGTTAAAGGCGCACCTTCAGCAATGTGAAGCGTGCAAAACTCATTTTCATGAATTAAAAAAGACGATTGCGCTTGTCCAGAGCACATCGCATATCCAGGCGCCGTCTGACTTTACGGCAAACGTCATGAACAGACTGCCAAAGGAAAAGAAAAAAGCCGGTATGAATCGATGGTTCCAGCGTCATCCGCTGTTTGTAGCCGCAGCTGTGTTTTTCGTCTTAATGAGCGGAAGCCTCTTCACCACATGGGGTGGGGACAATGAGTTTGCCTTTACACCAAGTGAAAAAGTGGTGGTAGAGGGCAGTACGGTTGTGATTCCTGAAGGAGAAACGGTTGAGGGCGACTTTACGGTCCGCAACGGCGATCTGCGTGTGGAAGGGGAAGTCACTGGTAATGTGACCGTTATTAACGGCGAACAGTATACGGCAGGTGCCGGAACGGTTACAGGTGAAATTGAAGAAATTGACCAGGCCTTCGAATGGCTCTGGTATTCGATTAAATCAGCTGTGAAGGATCTGAGCGATTTCGGTCGCTCTTCAGATAACGAGTCATAA
- a CDS encoding GGDEF domain-containing protein, whose protein sequence is MKDIKTEQLFSLLRWIFLIAIFAIYLIPYLREQIGFTGQSFPILVLTFFLFTVFAQVQLYKATRQQLLFPRLLQSGVWIDYGAFVWLVAITGGIESEFLPIMYIILMHAMIYWKERGAVLMTMALMMAIWSMPYFLNGYTPEVLISGALQTFILIVMAVFSAILVLQERRHLDKAAHLGNELRQDYLTGLYNVRHFDEELEQLVKRNEPFHLLIGDVDHFKVANDHYGHLYGDYVLERVGPMLKKVSGEHLGKAFRYGGEEFVFLFPGKEFNVERFLSDLRKEVELLDLQQPEWTLSMSVGYTIFKRNRSAEQVVAEADQRLYHAKRNGRACAVLEDEQVFHYLKAQ, encoded by the coding sequence ATGAAGGATATCAAAACAGAACAATTATTTTCCCTGTTACGCTGGATTTTTCTTATTGCGATCTTCGCAATCTATCTGATCCCTTATTTACGTGAACAAATCGGCTTTACCGGACAGTCGTTTCCAATATTGGTTTTGACCTTTTTTCTATTTACTGTGTTCGCGCAGGTTCAATTATATAAAGCGACAAGACAGCAGTTGTTATTCCCGCGGTTGTTGCAGAGTGGTGTGTGGATCGATTACGGCGCCTTTGTCTGGCTCGTAGCGATTACAGGTGGAATCGAAAGTGAGTTTCTGCCGATTATGTATATTATTTTGATGCACGCGATGATTTACTGGAAAGAACGCGGTGCTGTTTTGATGACCATGGCCTTAATGATGGCCATCTGGTCCATGCCGTATTTTTTAAATGGCTATACGCCGGAGGTTCTGATTTCCGGTGCACTGCAGACGTTTATTTTAATTGTCATGGCCGTTTTCAGCGCCATCCTCGTTTTGCAGGAACGCAGGCATTTAGATAAGGCCGCACATCTTGGAAATGAACTTCGCCAGGATTATTTAACGGGCCTTTACAATGTCCGTCATTTTGATGAAGAGCTTGAGCAGCTCGTGAAGCGCAATGAGCCTTTTCATTTATTGATCGGGGATGTTGATCACTTTAAGGTGGCAAACGATCACTATGGTCATCTATATGGCGATTATGTGCTTGAAAGGGTTGGCCCGATGCTGAAAAAGGTGAGCGGCGAGCATCTTGGAAAGGCATTTCGCTACGGTGGCGAGGAATTTGTCTTTTTATTTCCCGGGAAAGAATTTAATGTCGAACGTTTTTTAAGTGATCTTCGGAAAGAAGTAGAACTGCTGGATCTGCAACAGCCTGAGTGGACGCTCAGTATGAGTGTAGGTTACACGATCTTTAAGCGGAACCGTTCTGCTGAACAGGTCGTGGCGGAAGCCGATCAGCGTCTGTATCACGCGAAGCGGAACGGGCGGGCATGTGCCGTTCTTGAAGATGAACAGGTCTTTCACTATTTAAAAGCACAGTAA
- the cdaA gene encoding diadenylate cyclase CdaA, producing MPFFEQFSDLTVLDIAVHLLDILLVWYLLYKLITLIKGTKAVQLLKGIFVIVIVRILSELLGFNTLASIMQEVMYWGVLGVIIIFQPELRRALEQLGRGRIFTRGNLQEDEERTRLVEAVTKAVSYMAKRRIGALISFERETGMGDYIETGIPMDSKLTSELLINLFIPNTPLHDGAVIVQKNRISAAACYLPLSESPFISKELGTRHRAALGVSEVTDSITIVVSEETGAISITTNGELKRNLELEEFSKILRREWFNEKAGTSGLSRWNWRGKKSNG from the coding sequence ATGCCGTTTTTTGAACAATTTTCAGATTTAACGGTGTTAGACATTGCAGTGCACCTTTTAGACATACTCCTCGTATGGTATTTGTTGTATAAGCTGATTACCCTGATTAAAGGGACGAAGGCTGTCCAGCTGCTAAAAGGAATCTTTGTCATCGTTATTGTACGGATACTAAGTGAACTCCTTGGTTTTAATACACTTGCAAGTATTATGCAGGAAGTCATGTATTGGGGGGTTCTCGGGGTCATTATTATCTTCCAGCCGGAGCTTCGTCGTGCACTGGAGCAGCTTGGACGGGGAAGGATTTTTACAAGAGGTAATTTGCAGGAGGATGAAGAGCGGACACGTCTTGTGGAAGCGGTCACGAAGGCCGTCAGCTACATGGCCAAACGCCGGATTGGTGCCCTGATCTCCTTTGAGCGTGAAACGGGGATGGGGGACTATATTGAAACCGGCATCCCGATGGATTCCAAGCTGACGAGCGAGCTGTTGATTAATCTGTTCATTCCGAATACACCGCTTCACGATGGAGCGGTGATCGTTCAGAAGAACCGGATTTCAGCCGCAGCATGTTATTTGCCGCTGTCCGAAAGTCCGTTCATTTCAAAAGAGCTGGGAACGCGGCACCGTGCTGCACTGGGTGTCAGTGAGGTCACGGATAGTATTACAATTGTGGTATCAGAGGAGACAGGAGCCATCTCCATCACGACAAACGGTGAACTCAAGCGTAACCTGGAGCTGGAGGAATTCAGTAAGATCCTCCGCCGCGAATGGTTTAACGAAAAAGCCGGCACATCCGGATTGTCACGATGGAACTGGAGGGGGAAAAAGTCTAATGGATAA
- a CDS encoding CdaR family protein, whose amino-acid sequence MDKFLESRWFLRGFALMIALFMFFSANTEEEGSNSSTSSQNDIETIENVPVDTMYNEEEFVVSGVPSTIDVTVEGPAALVMRTESARDFRVFINMADLGIGTHEVNIQYENFSPELRVTLNPSVATVTIDERLTQEFRVDAEFNQSIVPEGYQLDSIDVEPETVEITGARNVLESIRYVRASLSADGEVEDGDTFESAVQVLDGNLDKLPVSIEPQNVDLTVNISQPSKEVTLVPVQEGEPGDGLELENISLVNETVTIFGPARTIDAIEQIEVPFDISGVTRSGSRIEVPIPVPEGVSELSSEMASAVVTLTESEGNADNTEETADTEEPVTTDPDQDETASGDNDNNENTTEELTLSALPVETRNIGEDLQATFLEPAGGELNLRVSGDAETLEGLSEEDFSLYIDAEGLDEGEHNVEVQVEGPSNVTYILSRPSVTISLAQA is encoded by the coding sequence ATGGATAAATTCCTTGAAAGCCGTTGGTTTTTGCGAGGTTTTGCCCTCATGATTGCCCTTTTTATGTTTTTTTCCGCCAACACTGAAGAAGAAGGGTCTAACAGCTCGACCAGCTCTCAAAATGATATCGAAACAATTGAAAATGTGCCTGTTGATACGATGTACAACGAAGAAGAATTTGTTGTCAGCGGTGTGCCGAGCACAATAGACGTCACAGTGGAAGGCCCTGCTGCGCTTGTGATGAGAACGGAATCCGCACGTGATTTTCGCGTGTTCATTAATATGGCTGACCTTGGAATCGGGACACACGAAGTGAATATTCAATATGAGAACTTTTCCCCTGAGCTTCGTGTCACGCTGAATCCTTCTGTGGCAACGGTCACCATTGATGAGCGCTTGACACAGGAATTCAGAGTGGATGCCGAGTTCAACCAGTCGATCGTTCCGGAAGGCTATCAGCTTGATTCAATTGATGTTGAGCCAGAGACCGTTGAAATTACCGGCGCCAGAAACGTGCTCGAGTCCATTCGTTATGTACGTGCCTCCCTGAGTGCAGATGGAGAAGTAGAGGATGGAGACACCTTTGAATCCGCCGTTCAGGTGCTTGATGGCAATCTGGACAAGCTGCCGGTTTCCATTGAACCGCAAAATGTGGATTTGACCGTCAACATATCACAGCCGAGCAAGGAAGTAACCCTTGTTCCGGTTCAGGAAGGCGAACCTGGCGACGGACTTGAGCTTGAAAATATTTCTTTAGTCAATGAAACCGTCACGATCTTTGGTCCGGCAAGAACGATCGATGCGATTGAGCAGATTGAAGTACCGTTTGACATATCAGGCGTAACAAGAAGCGGTTCGCGCATTGAAGTGCCAATTCCGGTACCTGAAGGGGTCTCAGAACTTTCATCAGAAATGGCTTCTGCGGTCGTGACATTGACAGAAAGCGAAGGAAACGCAGATAATACCGAGGAGACAGCTGACACTGAAGAACCGGTTACTACTGATCCGGACCAGGACGAAACGGCTTCCGGTGACAATGATAATAATGAAAATACAACAGAAGAGCTGACTTTGTCGGCTCTTCCTGTTGAAACGAGAAATATTGGCGAGGATCTGCAGGCAACCTTTTTAGAGCCGGCCGGCGGGGAGCTGAATCTGCGTGTATCGGGTGATGCCGAGACGCTTGAAGGCTTATCAGAAGAAGATTTTTCACTGTATATTGATGCTGAAGGTTTAGATGAAGGTGAACACAACGTTGAGGTCCAGGTGGAGGGGCCCTCGAACGTCACATATATCCTGTCGCGGCCAAGTGTCACCATTTCACTTGCGCAGGCGTAA
- the glmM gene encoding phosphoglucosamine mutase — MGKYFGTDGVRGVANTELTPEMAYKLGRFGGYVLTKDTNRPKVLIGRDTRISGHMLEGALVAGLLSIGAEVMRLGVISTPGVAFLTKAMGAQAGVMISASHNPVPDNGIKFFGPDGFKLTDEQENEIEALIDAETDQAPRPTGGDLGIVTDYFEGGQKYLQYLKQTADEDFGGIHIALDCAHGATSALATHLFADLDADLSTMGASPNGLNINEGVGSTHPEALAAFVKERGADVGLSFDGDGDRMIAIDENGQIVDGDQIMFICAKHLKSEARLKQNTVVSTVMSNLGFHKGLEEAGIQSIQTAVGDRYVVEEMKKGSYTLGGEQSGHIIFLDYNTTGDGLLSGLQLVNIMKLTGKKLSELAAEMEIFPQKLVNIRVSDKHGVTDNARVKAVIEEVEKEMNGNGRILVRPSGTEPLVRVMAEAPTKELCDQYVSRIAAVVEEEMGVKA; from the coding sequence ATGGGTAAATATTTTGGGACAGACGGTGTACGTGGAGTAGCAAATACAGAGCTTACACCTGAAATGGCTTATAAATTAGGACGTTTTGGCGGTTATGTTTTAACAAAAGATACGAACCGTCCAAAAGTATTAATCGGACGTGACACACGAATCTCAGGACATATGCTTGAAGGCGCACTCGTTGCAGGTCTTCTCTCAATCGGGGCAGAAGTCATGCGCCTTGGTGTCATTTCAACACCTGGTGTAGCATTCCTGACGAAAGCAATGGGTGCACAGGCTGGCGTGATGATCTCAGCTTCACACAACCCGGTACCGGATAACGGAATCAAATTTTTCGGTCCGGACGGCTTTAAGCTGACAGATGAGCAGGAAAATGAAATAGAAGCACTGATCGATGCAGAAACAGACCAGGCACCACGCCCAACAGGAGGCGATCTCGGTATTGTGACAGATTACTTCGAAGGCGGACAGAAGTACCTTCAGTATCTGAAGCAGACAGCTGACGAAGACTTCGGCGGCATTCATATTGCATTAGACTGTGCGCACGGTGCAACATCAGCGCTTGCTACACACCTATTTGCCGACCTTGATGCGGACCTTTCAACAATGGGTGCATCACCAAACGGCCTGAATATTAACGAAGGTGTCGGCTCGACACACCCTGAAGCACTTGCTGCCTTTGTAAAAGAGCGCGGGGCAGACGTCGGTCTATCCTTTGACGGAGACGGTGACCGCATGATCGCGATCGATGAAAACGGCCAGATCGTAGACGGCGACCAGATCATGTTCATCTGCGCGAAGCATCTGAAATCAGAAGCACGCCTGAAGCAGAACACAGTCGTATCAACGGTGATGAGTAACCTCGGTTTCCATAAGGGGCTTGAGGAAGCAGGCATCCAAAGCATCCAGACCGCTGTTGGTGACCGTTACGTTGTAGAAGAAATGAAAAAAGGAAGCTACACACTGGGCGGAGAACAATCCGGCCACATCATCTTCCTTGATTACAATACAACAGGAGACGGCCTTCTATCCGGTCTTCAGCTCGTCAACATCATGAAGCTGACTGGCAAAAAGCTGTCTGAGCTTGCGGCTGAAATGGAAATCTTCCCGCAAAAGCTCGTCAACATCCGCGTAAGCGACAAGCACGGCGTAACCGACAATGCACGCGTTAAAGCCGTGATCGAAGAAGTCGAAAAAGAAATGAACGGAAACGGCCGCATCCTCGTGCGTCCATCCGGCACAGAACCACTCGTCCGCGTCATGGCGGAAGCCCCAACCAAAGAACTTTGCGACCAGTACGTCAGCCGTATCGCTGCAGTCGTGGAAGAAGAGATGGGTGTAAAAGCATAA
- a CDS encoding DUF2207 domain-containing protein has translation MKIKLSITTFLIWLAIAVPAGAFTIDEVKVRAWIEPDGDVIVNEVFHYTFDDRQEDILRTIHERGHEGVEAFEAYRVVGEEDRPGYLSAEDLSPVDVVSSANEMRMNINAEAGEYKIFYAYTLEEAVDRYYEYSELYLPFFGTGSEHDEDLYNVTIEVIFPEPVAPENYSAFFDDRNGRIVHQESDGVMFQTPESPLFTTTEVKVLFPSEVVPLMPAIAAPVSYEEAVEREEAALARAERFRGIQDAISPVMAGASAILLGLLIVSGVLFLIRKRRQRGDAIDIMTVDPLMLYFIQFKSASIQHRLIAGLYSLVEQGVLRTSVVSVGKKGLPEETVAFEKVGNKKDYTDAETYLLDWLFPTGGTFRLDEALGEDVHSKTRFSYRENKWSRLAKKEFQQKLGTVRWPIIVRNSLLGLLLVLVLVFQVLDRSGIWEMVIFTVVAGFLLVQSIRLPMRKRWAILLVFVSFFAAVSLESTSSAGAFFLFFITALFYILLIPIFTENLELNRIKSSIQAFRKVLDSKETFTITDEALDPWMLRAAMIKRRNANLKQYAPKDAGSLRDHPFTYGVVHRKDPFKFMSHMLKRNRNSSDGILIFDDGPANHHDHGSFDGGGDGGGGGGD, from the coding sequence ATGAAGATTAAACTTAGTATTACAACCTTTCTAATCTGGCTTGCCATCGCTGTGCCTGCGGGTGCCTTTACGATTGATGAGGTAAAAGTGCGCGCCTGGATTGAGCCGGATGGGGATGTTATCGTCAATGAAGTGTTTCATTATACATTCGATGACAGGCAGGAGGATATTTTGCGCACGATTCATGAGAGGGGACATGAAGGTGTGGAGGCGTTTGAGGCTTACCGGGTCGTTGGTGAGGAGGATCGACCAGGGTATTTATCCGCTGAGGATTTAAGTCCGGTTGATGTGGTCAGCAGCGCCAATGAAATGCGGATGAATATCAATGCCGAAGCCGGTGAGTATAAGATTTTTTATGCATATACGCTTGAAGAAGCGGTTGATCGCTACTATGAATACAGCGAGCTGTACCTTCCCTTCTTCGGCACGGGCAGTGAGCATGATGAAGATCTTTATAACGTGACGATCGAGGTTATTTTCCCGGAGCCGGTTGCACCTGAAAACTACAGCGCCTTTTTCGATGACCGCAACGGGCGGATTGTGCATCAGGAGTCAGACGGTGTCATGTTCCAAACACCGGAATCACCGCTGTTTACGACAACGGAGGTGAAGGTCCTGTTTCCATCAGAGGTTGTGCCATTGATGCCTGCTATCGCCGCTCCTGTATCGTATGAAGAGGCGGTGGAACGTGAGGAAGCTGCGCTTGCCAGAGCGGAACGTTTCCGGGGCATTCAGGATGCGATCAGTCCTGTGATGGCAGGTGCAAGCGCCATTTTGCTGGGCCTTTTAATTGTATCGGGCGTGCTTTTCTTGATCCGTAAACGAAGACAGCGCGGAGATGCCATTGATATCATGACCGTTGATCCGCTGATGCTGTATTTTATTCAGTTTAAATCTGCCTCGATTCAGCACAGACTGATCGCCGGCCTGTATTCACTTGTAGAGCAGGGTGTGTTGAGAACGTCCGTCGTATCTGTCGGCAAAAAAGGATTGCCAGAGGAAACGGTCGCATTTGAAAAAGTCGGCAATAAAAAGGATTACACGGATGCTGAGACGTACTTACTCGACTGGCTGTTTCCGACCGGCGGAACCTTCAGGCTGGATGAAGCGCTTGGTGAGGACGTTCACAGCAAAACGCGTTTCAGCTATCGTGAAAATAAGTGGAGCAGGCTTGCGAAAAAAGAATTTCAACAGAAGCTGGGCACGGTGCGGTGGCCCATTATTGTGCGGAATAGTCTTCTTGGATTACTTTTGGTGCTCGTCTTAGTCTTTCAGGTGCTTGACCGCTCCGGCATTTGGGAGATGGTGATTTTCACTGTGGTTGCAGGCTTTTTACTCGTACAATCTATCCGCTTGCCTATGCGTAAGCGCTGGGCCATTCTGCTCGTATTCGTCAGTTTTTTCGCTGCCGTGAGTCTGGAGAGTACAAGTTCGGCAGGAGCCTTCTTTTTGTTTTTTATCACGGCACTTTTTTATATCCTGCTGATCCCGATCTTTACAGAAAACCTGGAGTTAAACCGCATCAAATCCAGTATTCAGGCTTTCCGTAAGGTGCTTGATTCAAAAGAGACATTTACGATTACGGATGAGGCGCTTGACCCGTGGATGCTGCGCGCTGCCATGATTAAACGCCGGAATGCCAATCTGAAGCAATATGCGCCTAAAGATGCCGGCAGCCTGCGCGATCATCCGTTCACGTATGGTGTCGTGCACAGGAAAGATCCTTTTAAATTCATGAGTCACATGCTGAAAAGGAACCGAAATTCCTCTGACGGCATACTGATTTTTGATGACGGTCCTGCCAACCATCACGACCACGGCTCCTTTGATGGAGGCGGTGACGGTGGCGGCGGTGGTGGCGACTGA
- the glmS gene encoding glutamine--fructose-6-phosphate transaminase (isomerizing), with protein sequence MCGIVGYIGLTDSKEILLKGLEKLEYRGYDSAGIAVKNEDGVSVFKEKGRIADLRAIVDDSVTANIGIGHTRWATHGEPSQVNAHPHQSASGRFTLVHNGVIENYSGLKREHLSAVALQSETDTEVIVQMIETFVNEGLETEDAFRKALKELKGSYAIALLDNQNEDTIFVAKNKSPLLVGLGEDFNVVASDAMAMLQVTDQYVELMDKEMVIVTKDSTTIKTLEGEVVERDAYTAEIDASDIEKGTYPHYMLKEIDEQPAVMRKIIQAYQNDKGELTIEQSTLDAVNAADRIYIIACGTSYHAGLVGKEYLEKTAKIPTEVHVASEFVYNTPLLSEKPLFIFISQSGETADSRAVLVHIKELGHPALTLTNVAGSTLSREANHTLLLHAGPEIAVASTKAYTAQIAVLAILAEVAGKAKGFDLKFDLIQELGIVANAIQTLTDDKEAFEQIARDFLSTTRNAFFIGRSMDYHVVQEAALKLKEISYIQAEGFAGGELKHGTIALIEDGTPVIALATQENVNLSIRGNVKEVAARGANPCVIAMKGLEEEGDSYVIPHVHELLAPLVSVVPTQLIAYYAALHRDCDVDKPRNLAKSVTVE encoded by the coding sequence ATGTGTGGAATCGTAGGATATATTGGATTAACTGACTCTAAGGAAATTTTGCTTAAAGGTCTTGAAAAGCTTGAATACCGCGGTTATGACTCTGCCGGTATCGCAGTGAAAAACGAAGACGGCGTATCTGTTTTCAAGGAAAAAGGACGTATCGCAGATCTTCGCGCAATCGTAGATGACAGCGTAACAGCGAACATCGGAATCGGGCACACGCGCTGGGCAACACACGGTGAACCAAGCCAGGTCAACGCGCACCCTCACCAGAGTGCATCAGGCCGCTTCACGCTTGTACACAACGGCGTCATCGAGAACTACTCAGGTCTTAAGCGTGAGCACCTGTCAGCCGTTGCGCTTCAGTCTGAAACAGACACAGAAGTCATCGTTCAGATGATTGAAACATTTGTCAATGAAGGTCTTGAAACAGAAGACGCATTCCGCAAAGCATTAAAAGAGCTGAAAGGTTCTTATGCAATCGCGCTTTTAGATAACCAGAACGAAGACACAATCTTTGTAGCGAAAAACAAGAGCCCATTACTTGTTGGACTTGGAGAAGACTTCAACGTTGTTGCATCTGATGCAATGGCGATGCTGCAGGTTACTGATCAGTACGTTGAGCTGATGGACAAAGAAATGGTCATCGTGACAAAAGACAGCACAACAATCAAAACGCTTGAAGGCGAAGTCGTTGAACGTGACGCGTACACAGCTGAAATCGATGCAAGCGACATCGAAAAAGGCACGTACCCTCACTACATGCTAAAAGAAATCGACGAGCAGCCAGCTGTCATGCGTAAAATCATCCAGGCATACCAGAACGACAAAGGTGAGCTGACAATCGAGCAGTCTACACTAGACGCTGTCAACGCAGCTGACCGCATTTACATCATTGCCTGCGGAACAAGCTACCACGCAGGTCTTGTCGGAAAAGAATACCTTGAGAAAACAGCGAAGATCCCAACAGAAGTACACGTGGCAAGTGAGTTCGTCTACAACACGCCACTGCTTTCTGAAAAGCCATTATTCATCTTTATTTCTCAAAGTGGAGAAACAGCAGACAGCCGTGCCGTACTCGTACACATCAAAGAGCTTGGCCACCCGGCACTGACACTGACAAACGTAGCAGGATCAACACTTTCGCGTGAAGCGAACCACACGTTACTGCTGCACGCTGGTCCTGAAATCGCGGTAGCATCAACAAAAGCCTACACAGCCCAAATCGCTGTCCTTGCGATCCTGGCTGAAGTAGCAGGAAAAGCAAAAGGCTTCGACCTGAAATTCGACCTGATCCAGGAGCTTGGCATCGTCGCAAACGCGATCCAGACCCTGACAGACGACAAGGAAGCATTCGAGCAAATCGCACGCGACTTCCTAAGCACAACACGCAACGCCTTCTTCATCGGACGCTCAATGGATTACCATGTCGTTCAAGAAGCGGCGCTGAAGCTGAAAGAAATCTCTTACATCCAGGCAGAAGGCTTCGCAGGCGGCGAGCTCAAGCACGGAACCATCGCTCTAATCGAAGACGGCACACCTGTCATTGCCCTTGCAACACAGGAAAACGTCAACCTGAGCATCCGCGGCAACGTCAAAGAAGTAGCAGCCCGCGGCGCCAACCCATGCGTCATCGCCATGAAAGGCCTTGAAGAAGAAGGAGACAGCTACGTCATCCCACACGTACACGAACTCCTGGCACCACTAGTTTCAGTTGTTCCAACACAACTGATCGCCTACTACGCAGCCCTTCACAGAGACTGCGACGTAGATAAGCCACGTAACCTGGCGAAGAGTGTTACTGTAGAATAA